From Aspergillus chevalieri M1 DNA, chromosome 4, nearly complete sequence, a single genomic window includes:
- a CDS encoding agmatine deiminase family protein (COG:E;~EggNog:ENOG410PWY8;~InterPro:IPR007466;~PFAM:PF04371;~SECRETED:SignalP(1-30);~go_function: GO:0004668 - protein-arginine deiminase activity [Evidence IEA];~go_process: GO:0009446 - putrescine biosynthetic process [Evidence IEA]) yields MHSLRNTRLPFKVSLSLLSLSLILPIQTSGLLFKPLTLPPSHPLSLQSYQPLTSATTTTTITTNNTTPSPLTLSTNMTLFYPAETAPHKATILGFPSTHAVPRDLLNQTRNEIMDLAVVISEFEPVRVHVRPEDESLARRILNERFQKLEDINNNNNNNNNNRTKKAKAKRFNLLNRRTRDNNSKEDDIPQYHLDRITFHPCPTNHPWVRDTAPVYVLDKSNPAHRIAIDFGFCEWGGKNLREINVRNEPLGLEADGEDERSPVSSRKGYAAPDNRHWENARFAKRVLEREFDLDEQAENNEIKVERVVSPLRLEGGALEVDGEGTFLATESSIICPHRNPSSSLTTREAIESHLRALLGVTKIIWFPGRKGLDITDCHVDGEVKFIEPGLVVQNKPHPKTGKAEMEIYKEIKEILGRETDAQGRKIRVVELEAADPDLVGWGGDYDEGGEEELEKEQEEAAGTYVNFYFVNGGLIVPAFGDQKRDRKAVETLRGLISPERKIRQVYVSALPLMGGVVHCVTQQVI; encoded by the coding sequence ATGCATTCCCTGCGCAACACTCGCCTCCCATTCAAAGTCTCTCTTTCTCTATTGAGTCTGAGcctcatccttccaatcCAAACATCCGGCCTCTTATTCAAACCCCTAACCCTACCCCCAAGCCATCCCTTATCTCTCCAATCATACCAACCACTCACCagtgccaccaccaccaccaccatcaccaccaataATACAACACCATCACCTCTAACTCTATCAACAAACATGACCCTCTTCTATCCCGCCGAAACAGCTCCCCACAAAGCCACCATCCTAGGCTTCCCGTCCACCCATGCCGTGCCAAGGGACTTACTCAACCAAACCCGCAACGAGATCATGGATCTAGCGGTTGTTATCTCGGAGTTCGAGCCCGTGCGCGTGCATGTACGGCCCGAGGATGAAAGTCTCGCTAGGCGGATTCTGAATGAGCGGTTTCAAAAACTCGAGGATATcaataacaacaacaacaacaacaacaacaacagaacCAAGAAAGCCAAAGCCAAGCGCTTCAACCTTCTTAACCGGAGAACCAGAGACAATAATAGCAAAGAGGATGATATACCACAATACCACCTCGACCGAATAACCTTCCACCCCTGTCCAACAAACCACCCCTGGGTCCGCGACACAGCACCAGTCTACGTCCTCGACAAATCGAACCCCGCCCACCGCATCGCCATCGACTTCGGCTTCTGCGAATGGGGcggcaagaacctccgcGAAATAAACGTCCGCAACGAACCACTGGGACTAGAAgcggatggagaagatgaGAGATCACCAGTCTCCAGCAGAAAAGGCTATGCGGCTCCTGATAATCGGCACTGGGAGAATGCGCGGTTTGCAAAGAGGGTTCTGGAACGGGAATTTGATCTCGATGAGCAAGCTGAGAACAACGAAATAAAGGTGGAAAGGGTTGTATCGCCGCTGCGTCTCGAAGGCGGGGCCCTCGAGGTCGACGGCGAGGGGACATTCCTTGCAACTGAGAGTTCGATTATCTGCCCGCACCGCAATCCTTCAAGTTCCTTGACAACCAGGGAAGCTATCGAGTCGCACCTGCGCGCTCTGTTGGGTGTTACCAAGATAATCTGGTTCCCCGGCCGGAAGGGGTTAGATATCACGGACTGCCATGTTGACGGGGAAGTCAAGTTCATAGAGCCGGGCCTTGTGGTGCAGAACAAGCCACATCCGAAGACCGGGAAGGCGGAGATGGAGATCTACAAGGAGATCAAGGAGATCCTGGGACGGGAGACTGATGCACAGGGACGCAAGATTAGGGTTGTGGAGCTTGAGGCGGCGGATCCGGATCTGGTAGGTTGGGGTGGAGATTATGATGAGGGTGGTGAAGAGGAACTGGAAAAGGAGCAGGAGGAGGCAGCTGGGACGTATGTCAACTTTTACTTTGTGAATGGGGGGCTGATTGTGCCTGCGTTTGGGGATCAGAAGAGGGATCGAAAGGCCGTTGAGACACTGCGTGGGTTAATTTCACCAGAGCGCAAGATTCGACAGGTTTATGTTAGTGCTTTGCCTCTCATGGGGGGTGTGGTGCATTGTGTGACTCAACAGGTTATCTGA
- a CDS encoding uncharacterized protein (COG:S;~EggNog:ENOG410PRY4) yields MSTNRPFLANFLAAFRAQSSSNFKASSSSTTASSSTQNARTIATKASSSSPGPSSSSASGSATAVAAAAAAASASATERGSSPNTTAAANRSSSPTTESYPSTSSPIPITNANTAANTPAVSEYHQRRRGSDSSSGSGGGSGGGGFRDALGPEKWYIGGRSPGGEERFYRLGMVTKGGGRLGAMARVGSFDQLSL; encoded by the coding sequence ATGTCCACAAACAGACCCTTCCTGGCCAACTTCCTGGCCGCCTTTCGAGCCCAATCATCCTCCAACTTCAaggcctcctcttcatccaccaccgcctcttcctccacACAAAACGCGAGAACTATAGCTACCAAGGCTAGTTCATCATCTCCTGgtccttcatcttcttcagcctcGGGTTCAGCAACAGCagtcgccgccgccgccgccgcagcgTCCGCATCCGCTACAGAACGAGGGTCCTCACCGAACACCACCGCCGCAGCAAACCGCTCCTCCTCACCAACAACCGAATCGTACCCATCCACCTCTTCACCCATACCCATCACAAACGCCAACACCGCCGCCAACACACCCGCAGTCTCAGAGTACCACCAACGCCGTCGCGGAAGCGACAGCTCCAGCGGCTCTGGAGGGGGtagcggcggcggaggattCCGCGATGCCCTGGGCCCTGAAAAGTGGTATATTGGGGGACGGTCGCCGGGTGGGGAGGAGAGGTTTTATCGGCTGGGGATGGTTACGAAGGGGGGTGGGAGATTgggggctatggctcgggtgGGGAGCTTTGATCAGTTGAGTTTGTGA
- a CDS encoding uncharacterized protein (COG:K;~EggNog:ENOG410PIKR;~InterPro:IPR036236,IPR013087): MDPRSHPSRPPSTSLPQGSTPLSSTPISSMPMPQYTMQPHYPVSQPQTLPPLQPHHSQSPAPHSYMGQPPYRPDLSRFPASSTHDVYASSTAPIMPHTTAVGSLPPSSFLSHPNPQAQQAQQPSQHYPPPHSVLPPASSAQSYPQPIAPAPPRDRRTDYSGLPSGAFSYPDGKTTTPWVNQDPVATANGGSPYAPKDSPRTQVVGSQGRRGILPSVPGRATPVANGVNGAAKNTTIPAKDADGKFPCPHCNKTYLHAKHLKRHLLRHTGDRPYMCVLCRDTFSRSDILKRHFQKCSLRRGNPTGATHLSHPQAHLKRSQAANATKPIQDEVSTTAPTPTTGVAGTTFGGGAPAAAGVAAASVNGHGLANTGHPATGFPEQQPPQQPQPQQQQQQQQPQPPLGFTMSSVNGMNHGPTEDAFPAGQPHRAWMAAPKQNPYLMQPGPNPSISQQLNVDRHSFEQVNPPIAHDPNKRPVLPGATHTGEIDWTSMFQPGTSDGYMNPVFPQSMASGQDSIHAHVDAERKYYPATTGPQEGAGMNGLYLASTTLSGDGTPFFP; this comes from the exons ATGGACCCTCGTTCGCACCCGTCGAGACCTCCCTCCACCAGCTTGCCCCAGGGCTCCACGCCGCTGTCCTCCACCCCCATCTCCAGTATGCCCATGCCGCAGTACACCATGCAGCCTCATTATCCTGTGTCTCAACCTCAGACATTGCCGCCGCTGCAGCCGCATCACAGCCAGTCTCCGGCTCCTCACTCTTACATGGGCCAGCCGCCGTACCGTCCCGACCTGTCTAGGTTCCCGGCGTCCTCCACCCACGATGTCTACGCGTCTTCCACCGCGCCTATCATGCCGCACACCACCGCCGTTGGCAGCCTGCCTCCTTCGTCTTTCCTCTCCCACCCCAATCCTCAGGCTCAGCAGGCTCAGCAGCCGTCGCAACACTATCCCCCGCCGCATAGCGTGCTGCCTCCGGCCTCTTCTGCCCAGAGCTATCCTCAGCCAATTGCTCCGGCACCCCCGCGCGATCGCCGTACAGACTATTCCGGCCTCCCCTCGGGCGCTTTCAGCTACCCGGATGGCAAGACTACCACTCCCTGGGTGAACCAGGACCCCGTGGCTACTGCCAATGGTGGCTCACCTTACGCCCCTAAGGATTCCCCGCGCACCCAGGTGGTTGGTTCTCAGGGTCGTCGTGGTATCCTCCCCAGCGTTCCTGGACGGGCCACTCCTGTCGCCAATGGCGTTAATGGGGCTGCTAAAAACACTACGATTCCCGCCAAGGATGCCGATGGGAAATTCCCTTGCCCTCACTGCAACAAGACTTACTTGCACGCCAAGCACCTCAAGCGTCATCTGTTGAGAC ACACGGGTGATCGTCCGTACATGTGTGTGCTTTGCCGGGACACGTTCTCGCGCAGTGACATTTTGAAGCGTCACTTCCAGAAATGTTCTTTGCGACGCGGTAACCCCACGGGTGCCACTCACTTGTCGCACCCCCAGGCCCATTTGAAGCGGTCGCAGGCCGCCAATGCCACCAAACCTATTCAGGATGAAGTCAGTACTACCGCCCCGACCCCCACCACGGGCGTTGCAGGTACGACATTCGGCGGGGGTGCTCCTGCTGCCGCTGGCGTCGCCGCAGCCTCCGTGAATGGCCACGGGCTGGCTAACACGGGCCACCCCGCAACGGGATTTCCGGAACAGCAGCCGCCTCAACAACCGcaaccgcagcagcagcagcagcagcagcaaccgcagCCACCTCTGGGCTTTACGATGTCGTCGGTCAACGGGATGAACCATGGTCCTACGGAAGACGCGTTCCCCGCTGGTCAACCGCATCGGGCTTGGATGGCTGCCCCCAAGCAGAATCCGTACCTCATGCAGCCTGGTCCCAATCCTTCCATCAGCCAGCAGCTGAATGTTGACCGTCATTCCTTTGAGCAGGTAAATCCCCCGATCGCCCATGATCCTAACAAGCGCCCGGTACTGCCGGGTGCCACTCATACTGGCGAAATTGACTGGACCTCAATGTTTCAGCCCGGTACCTCCGATGGTTACATGAACCCCGTTTTCCCCCAGTCCATGGCATCCGGCCAGGACTCGATTCACGCCCATGTTGATGCCGAACGCAAGTACTATCCCGCCACCACTGGCCCTCAGGAGGGCGCTGGTATGAATGGTCTTTATCTGGCCTCGACCACTTTGAGCGGTGATGGTACGCCTTTCTTTCCATAA
- a CDS encoding amino acid permease (COG:E;~EggNog:ENOG410PFV8;~InterPro:IPR002293;~PFAM:PF00324,PF13520;~TransMembrane:13 (i61-85o97-115i127-146o152-176i188-210o216-234i267-284o304-327i355-377o407-426i433-452o472-494i506-527o);~go_component: GO:0016020 - membrane [Evidence IEA];~go_function: GO:0022857 - transmembrane transporter activity [Evidence IEA];~go_process: GO:0055085 - transmembrane transport [Evidence IEA]), protein MKMPKETKQASVSTSVDGHTSPTTVVTTILPDGNVPRTSTRNADEQVIVALGYKQEFKREFSLWTTFCVSFAVLGLLPSFGSTLAYGMGYAGTAGMVWGWIIAMVFIQCIAMAMAELCSAMPTSGGLYYAAAVLAPPGYGPFAAWIVGWSNWIGQVTAAPSVNYSLAAMILAAVSIENPRYEPTAWQTFLLTALLLAVHAGISSMPTRWIAQFNSYGSTFNLLALISVLIAIPVQIATDDNDKRPWGFNSSSDVWGNINNRTGWPDGIAVLMTFVGVIWTMAGYDSPFHLSEECSNANIAAPRAIVMTSAIGGVLGWLLQLVVAYTVHDIESVMNSSLGQPWASYLLQVLPRKTAIALLSLTIICGFSMGQGCMVAASRVTYAYARDDCFPLSRIWKRVNTKTQTPVNAVLLNASLGVLMSLLMLAGSVAIGALFSIGAIAQFVAFGIPIAIRVFCVGDRFRRGPWNLGPAWLGRTVGGVGVSFVALMVPVLCLPQVRGERLTPQLMNWTCLVYGGPMLGVVVWWVVDARRWFRGPKVNVEHVYEGTSPSGSYTERLGSV, encoded by the exons atgaagATGCCCAAAGAAACCAAGCAGGCTTCTGTATCCACCAGTGTCGATGGTCATACCAGCCCTACTACAGTAGTCACTACAATCCTACCAGATGGCAATGTTCCAAGGACTTCTACCAGAAATGCAGATGAACAGGTTATCGTGGCGCTGGGGTATAAGCAGGAATTCAAGCGGGAGTTTTCGCTATGGACGACTTTTTGTGTGAGTTTTGCGGTGTTGGGGCTGTTGCCATCGTTCGGGAGTACATTGGCTTATG GAATGGGATATGCTGGCACGGCAGGAATGGTCTGGGGATGGATTATTGCCATGGTTTTCATCCAATGCATTGCCATGGCTATGGCTGAGCTTTGTTCGGCAATGCCTACCAG TGGTGGGCTATACTATGCAGCAGCTGTCCTAGCACCACCCGGATACGGGCCGTTTGCAGCGTGGATTGTCGGCTGGTCGAACTGGATCGGACAGGTTACGGCCGCACCGTCAGTGAACTATTCCCTAGCAGCAATGATTCTGGCTGCGGTATCGATCGAGAACCCAAGGTATGAACCAACGGCCTGGCAGACGTTTCTGCTGACGGCGTTGTTATTGGCCGTGCACGCGGGCATCAGCAGTATGCCAACACGTTGGATTGCACAGTTCAACTCGTATGGTTCGACTTTTAACCTGCTAGCCCTGATTTCCGTCCTGATCGCGATTCCCGTGCAAATAGCCACGGATGACAATGACAAGAGGCCATGGGGGTTCAATTCCTCATCCGACGTCTGGGGCAACATTAACAACCGCACCGGCTGGCCTGATGGCATCGCAGTGCTAATGACCTTCGTTGGTGTTATCTGGACAATGGCGGGTTACGACTCTCCATTCCATTTGAGCGAAGAGTGCTCGAATGCCAATATCGCCGCTCCTCGAGCTATTGTAATGACCTCTGCCATTGGTGGAGTGCTAGGCTGGCTCCTTCAGCTCGTCGTCGCATACACAGTCCACGATATCGAATCCGTAATGAATTCCTCGCTGGGCCAACCCTGGGCCTCATACTTACTCCAAGTCCTTCCCCGCAAAACGGCAATAGCCCTCCTCTCCCTGACAATCATCTGCGGCTTCTCAATGGGTCAGGGCTGCATGGTTGCCGCATCACGAGTAACATACGCCTACGCACGAGACGACTGCTTCCCCCTCTCCCGCATCTGGAAGCGCGTAAACACAAAAACCCAAACCCCCGTCAACGCAGTCCTCCTCAACGCGTCCCTCGGAGTCCTCATGAGCCTCCTCATGCTAGCAGGCTCAGTAGCCATCGGCGCACTCTTCAGCATCGGCGCAATCGCTCAATTCGTCGCATTCGGAATCCCCATCGCCATCCGCGTGTTCTGCGTAGGTGACAGGTTCCGACGAGGTCCGTGGAATTTGGGGCCTGCTTGGTTGGGGAGGACGGTTGGTGGGGTTGGGGTGAGTTTTGTGGCGTTGATGGTGCCGGTTTTATGTCTgcctcaggttcggggagaGCGATTGACGCCGCAGTTGATGAATTGGACATGTTTGGTGTATGGGGGTCCCATGTTGGGGGTTGTGGTTTGGTGGGTTGTGGATGCGAGGAGGTGGTTTAGGGGGCCGAAGGTGAATGTTGAGCATGTTTATGAGGGGACGTCGCCGAGTGGGAGCTATACAGAGCGATTGGGTTCTGTGTGA
- a CDS encoding putative disulfide isomerase (COG:O;~EggNog:ENOG410PJ6R;~InterPro:IPR036249,IPR013766,IPR017937;~PFAM:PF00085;~SECRETED:SignalP(1-21)): MKPSMLVWSLLSLVSIPSTFAAASEGSEHRLVTRAGSEKDAKSISTTFNGVEVPPMRELTPDNFQDLTKEGYWFVKHFSPSCPHCTKIAPTWQTLYEFYYTSNPLSSSSSKSPDTQSLNSFQKFYDFHFASMNCLAYADLCSELDVGYFPLFALYHNGKLMEKYEGPKDMKGMSEFVEEKLELIRPGSRPVEGVKLPEPGEKKVNPKAEPEVPAAKDKNPEGGAKAGEKHNEKAAQLASSGKSKPKPKSAPANPQGISVPLTAESFQKLVTTTQDPWFIKFYAPWCGHCQALAPAWSQMGREMQHILNIGEVNCDAEPRLCKDAHVNAFPTMYFFRGGERVEYNGLRGLGDLVNYAKRAVDIGSGVQDVDAVAFQELEEKEEVIFLYFYDHATTSEDFEALERLTLSLVGHARIVKTNSAALAERFKISTWPRLLVVRDGRPTYYNALAPKDMRDFRQVLNWMSSVWLPIVPELTASNAREIMAGKYVVLGILSRRRSDDFILGKRELKNAAHEWMDKQTQLFQLERKELRDTKQLRIEEAEDREDQRALRAAKNMRITIREDDKKQVGFAWVDGDFWERWLRTTYGIDVENGERVIINDEDVSIFHKPKELVDSNTLFLEPTLLGHLVQRSYHHGLAYFDS, from the exons ATGAAACCCTCTATGCTGGTGTGGTCGCTTCTTTCGCTCGTTTCGATTCCCTCGACTTTCGCTGCCGCTTCGGAGGGATCTGAGCATCGTCTGGTAACAAGAGCCGGCTCGGAGAAAGATGCGAAATCTATTTCGACTACCTTCAATGGTGTCGAAGTCCCTCCGATGAGGGAGTTGACACCGGACAACTTCCAGGATTTGACGAAGGAGGGTTACTGGTTTGTCAAGCATTTCTCCCCATCTTGTCCTCATTGTACCAAGATCGCCCCAACGTGGCAGACGCTCTATGAATTTTACTAT ACCTCGAATCCGCtatcgtcgtcctcgtccaaAAGCCCCGACACGCAGTCCTTGAATTCCTTCCAGAAATTCTACGACTTCCACTTCGCATCTATGAACTGTCTTGCCTACGCGGATCTGTGCTCAGAATTGGATGTTGGCTATTTCCCCTTGTTTGCGCTGTACCACAATGGAAAATTGATGGAAAAGTACGAGGGCCCGAAGGACATGAAGGGCATGAGCGAGTTCGTGGAGGAGAAACTGGAACTGATCCGGCCGGGGTCTCGACCTGTGGAGGGTGTTAAACTTCCCGAACCCGGCGAGAAGAAGGTCAACCCTAAGGCCGAGCCTGAGGTTCCAGCCGCCAAAGACAAGAACCCTGAGGGCGGTGCTAAGGCTGGCGAGAAGCACAATGAAAAGGCTGCACAGTTGGCCTCTTCGGGCAAGAGCAAGCCGAAACCGAAGTCGGCCCCTGCAAACCCTCAGGGCATCTCGGTCCCGCTTACCGCCGAAAGCTTCCAGAAACTGGTTACGACTACTCAGGACCCCTGGTTCATCAAGTTCTACGCTCCATGGTGTGGCCACTGTCAGGCGCTCGCGCCCGCGTGGAGCCAGATGGGTAGAGAGATGCAGCACATTCTCAATATTGGTGAAGTGAACTGCGATGCGGAGCCCAGACTTTGCAAGGATGCTCATGTGAACGCTTTCCCGACCATGTACTTTTTCCGCGGAGGTGAGAGAGTTGAGTACAATGGACTGCGTGGCCTTGGTGACTTGGTGAACTATGCCAAGAGAGCGGTCGACATCGGATCCGGCGTCCAGGACGTTGATGCGGTCGCTTTCCAGGAGttggaggaaaaggaggaagTCATCTTCCTTTACTTCTACGACCATGCAACAACATCGGAAGACTTTGAAGCTTTGGAACGCCTGACCCTCAGCTTGGTTGGACATGCACGGATCGTGAAGACCAACAGTGCTGCTCTGGCCGAGCGATTCAAGATTTCGACCTGGCCTCGTCTTCTCGTGGTGCGAGATGGCCGCCCGACTTATTACAATGCCTTGGCCCCGAAAGACATGAGAGACTTCCGACAGGTTCTCAACTGGATGAGTAGCGTATGGCTGCCCATTGTCCCAGAACTGACTGCGTCGAACGCCCGTGAAATCATGGCCGGCAAGTACGTGGTGCTTGGTATCCTGAGCCGGAGACGCTCCGACGACTTCATCCTTGGCAAGAGGGAGCTGAAAAATGCGGCCCACGAGTGGATGGATAAGCAGACTCAATTGTTCCAATTGGAACGAAAGGAACTTCGGGATACGAAACAACTCCGTATTGAGGAGGCTGAAGACCGTGAGGACCAACGTGCACTGCGAGCCGCGAAGAACATGCGTATCACCATCCGTGAGGATGACAAGAAGCAAGTCGGGTTCGCCTGGGTTGATGGCGACTTCTGGGAGCGTTGGCTGCGGACTACGTATGGAATTGACGTGGAGAATGGCGAACGAGTTATCATCAATGACGAAGATGTGAGTATCTTTCACAAACCTAAGGAGCTGGTTGATAGTAACACATTATTTCTAGAACCGACGCTACTGGGACACCTCGTCCAGCGGAGCTACCATCATGGCCTCGCGTACTTCGATTCTTGA